The following are encoded together in the Capsulimonas corticalis genome:
- a CDS encoding TetR/AcrR family transcriptional regulator, whose protein sequence is MDEKKREKVIQAAQQVFWRYGFRRVTMNELAEAAQMSRPALYLVYPSKEEIFTAVVERMFETKFEEVRQGVRGLTTVEEQLTFAFEAWSVQAYAMIQSSPDAKDLLESSYEFAAEATAHWYAQFTALVASILEPLAPSGSGGSMTADQISYVMVNAVPGFKRTAESVEHLRRMIGDLIKIVLASLPANALPRGTEGSAS, encoded by the coding sequence ATGGATGAAAAAAAAAGAGAAAAAGTGATTCAGGCCGCCCAGCAGGTCTTCTGGCGATACGGCTTCCGCCGCGTTACGATGAACGAACTGGCGGAAGCGGCGCAGATGTCCCGACCGGCTCTGTATTTGGTTTACCCGTCCAAAGAAGAGATCTTTACGGCGGTTGTTGAGCGGATGTTTGAGACGAAGTTTGAGGAAGTGCGCCAGGGCGTCCGTGGCTTGACGACGGTGGAGGAGCAGCTGACGTTCGCCTTTGAAGCCTGGTCCGTCCAGGCGTACGCGATGATTCAGTCGTCGCCGGACGCAAAAGACCTGCTGGAAAGCAGCTATGAGTTTGCCGCCGAGGCGACGGCCCACTGGTACGCCCAGTTTACGGCGCTTGTGGCGAGCATCCTGGAGCCGCTGGCGCCGAGCGGGAGCGGGGGGAGTATGACGGCGGATCAGATCTCGTATGTGATGGTGAACGCGGTTCCCGGCTTCAAGCGGACGGCGGAGAGTGTCGAGCATCTGCGCCGGATGATCGGCGATCTGATCAAGATCGTGCTGGCGAGCCTGCCGGCAAATGCGCTCCCCAGGGGCACGGAAGGATCGGCGAGCTAG
- a CDS encoding acyltransferase family protein, translated as MAAILESTPAKVSSARRPEAAAHRLDYVDSLRAIAALLVVFDHVFMTNYPLPQRPAAGWGSHVYWLAYGHFGVALFIILSGFCLMLPVIRHDGHLKGGFLSFLKRRIGRIIPPYYLSMGIILLLGATIMRPVGLTWDRTGQGSLLDVALHLTMLHHLTPNNWATINTPYWSLAVEWWIYFAFPLLLLGWRKVGPGITMLAATIVGVALYLPARAALPAACPQFVVLFAIGMLAAEIAYSPKHADLRQRVRWDIFAALGFACVVGLFASHTPWNIDEAWGDLAMSVFVLPLLIVASRPGLCQRLLSAKPLVALGAMSYSLYLMHIPFINLFWRYGVTPFHHALSGERGAMALLFVGVPIIIACCYGFFLAFERPFLRRRGVHLPSSR; from the coding sequence ATGGCGGCGATTCTCGAATCGACTCCCGCAAAGGTCTCCTCCGCACGGCGGCCCGAAGCGGCGGCCCATCGCCTCGACTATGTGGACAGCCTGCGCGCCATCGCCGCGCTGCTGGTGGTGTTCGATCACGTCTTCATGACGAACTACCCATTGCCGCAGCGGCCGGCGGCGGGCTGGGGTTCGCACGTCTACTGGCTCGCCTACGGACACTTCGGCGTCGCCCTCTTTATCATCCTGTCCGGGTTCTGTCTCATGCTCCCGGTGATCCGTCACGACGGCCATCTCAAGGGCGGCTTTCTCAGTTTCCTCAAGCGCCGCATCGGGCGTATCATTCCGCCCTACTATCTCTCGATGGGAATCATTTTACTGCTGGGCGCGACGATCATGCGCCCGGTCGGCCTGACCTGGGATCGGACGGGACAGGGCTCGCTGCTGGATGTCGCGCTGCACCTGACAATGCTGCACCATCTGACGCCAAACAACTGGGCGACGATCAACACACCCTATTGGAGCCTGGCGGTCGAATGGTGGATCTACTTCGCGTTCCCCCTCCTGCTGCTCGGCTGGCGCAAGGTCGGTCCCGGGATCACGATGCTCGCGGCAACCATTGTCGGCGTCGCCCTGTACCTACCGGCGCGCGCCGCCCTCCCGGCGGCGTGCCCGCAGTTCGTCGTCCTGTTCGCCATCGGGATGCTGGCCGCCGAAATCGCCTATTCGCCAAAGCACGCCGATCTTCGCCAGCGCGTCCGCTGGGACATTTTCGCGGCGCTGGGGTTTGCGTGCGTCGTCGGGCTGTTCGCGAGCCACACCCCCTGGAACATCGACGAGGCCTGGGGCGATCTCGCCATGTCGGTCTTTGTTCTGCCCCTGCTCATCGTCGCGTCCCGCCCCGGTCTGTGCCAGCGCCTGCTGAGCGCCAAACCGCTCGTCGCGCTGGGAGCGATGTCATACAGCCTGTATTTGATGCACATCCCGTTCATCAATCTCTTTTGGCGGTACGGCGTCACGCCGTTCCATCACGCCCTCTCCGGCGAGCGCGGCGCAATGGCGCTGCTGTTTGTGGGCGTCCCGATAATTATCGCCTGCTGCTACGGCTTCTTTTTAGCCTTTGAACGGCCGTTCCTGCGGCGTCGCGGCGTCCACCTTCCCTCATCGCGCTAG